In Nicotiana tabacum cultivar K326 chromosome 19, ASM71507v2, whole genome shotgun sequence, one DNA window encodes the following:
- the LOC107806258 gene encoding ubiquitin carboxyl-terminal hydrolase 3 has protein sequence MGATGSKLEKALGDQFPEGERYFGLENFGNTCYCNSVLQALYFCVPFREQLLEYYANNKSPPEAEENLLTCLAELFSQISSQKKKTGVIAPRRFVQRVRKQNELFRGYMHQDAHEFLNFLLNELVDILEKESHASKSLMASSPEKVANGSCNGQSNGVKKEPLVTWVHKNFQGILTNETRCLRCETVTARDETFFDLSLDIEQNSSITSCLKNFSSTETLNAEDKFFCDKCCSLQEAQKRMKIKKPPHILVIHLKRFKYMEQLGRYKKLSYRVVFPLELKLSNTIENTDSEYSLFAVVVHVGSGPNHGHYVSLVKSHNHWLFFDDENAEIIDESAVQTFFGSAQEYSSNTDHGYILFYESLAATKS, from the exons ATGGGTGCAACGGGTTCGAAGCTGGAGAAGGCCCTCGGCGACCAATTTCCCGAAGGCGAACGCTACTTTGGCCTCGAAAACTTTGGCAACACTTGTTACTGCAACAGCGTCTTGCAG GCGCTGTACTTTTGTGTACCATTCCGTGAGCAACTGCTGGAGTATTATGCAAATAATAAAAGCCCTCCAGAAGCGGAGGAGAATCTCTTAACTTGTCTGGCTGAATTGTTCTCACAG ATAAGTTCACAGAAGAAGAAAACTGGTGTTATTGCTCCACGGCGCTTTGTGCAAAGAGTCAGGAAGCAAAATGAACTTTTCCGAGGTTACATGCATCAA GATGCCCATGAGTTTTTGAACTTCTTGTTAAATGAACTCGTTGATATCTTGGAGAAAGAGTCACATGCATCGAAAAGCTTAATGGCAAGTTCTCCTGAAAAAGTAGCAAATGGATCATGCAATGGTCAGAGCAATGGTGTTAAGAAGGAGCCACTTGTTACCTGGGTGCACAAAAATTTTCAG GGTATATTAACCAATGAAACAAGATGTTTGAGGTGTGAGACAGTCACAGCAAGGGATGAGACATTTTTTGATTTGAGCCTTGATATTGAACAGAACAGTTCAATTACAAGCTGCCTCAAAAATTTCAGTTCGACAGAGACCCTCAATGCAGAGGACAAATTTTTCTGCGACAAGTGCTGTAG CTTGCAAGAAGCACAAAAACGGATGAAGATAAAGAAACCGCCACACATCCTGGTCATTCATTTGAAGCGTTTCAAGTATATGGAACAACTAGGTCGTTACAAAAAGTTGTCTTACCGTGTAGTGTTTCCTCTGGAGCTGAAACTAAGCAACACCATTGAAAACACGGACTCTGAGTATTCTCTATTTGCTGTTGTTGTTCATGTTGGGAGTGGGCCAAACCATGGGCATTATGTTAGTCTTGTGAAAAGCCACAACCACTGGTTGTTCTTTGATGATGAGAACGCTGAGATCATTGATGAGTCTGCTGTTCAGACCTTTTTTGGCTCAGCTCAAGAGTACTCGAGCAATACAGATCATGGCTATATTCTCTTCTATGAGAGCCTTGCTGCTACCAAGAGCTGA
- the LOC107806259 gene encoding tobamovirus multiplication protein 1-like: MLKNKSFFLEVPIFDWFNGALEVSDNGKEGIFYTLSAAYAFVSFIALVQLIRIQLRLSGIGWTTQKVFHLMNFVVCGLRAILFGIYRSVFYLRPKALEMMLLDLPGLLFFSTYTLLVLFWAEIYHQARNLPIDKLRPAYYAVNAVVYLIQICIWIFIRLGPTSTGVETAKLFFAVISFCAALGFVMYGGRLFAMLRRFPIESRGRQKKLHEVGFVTGICCTCFLIRCVVVAISAFDGNADVDVIDHPVLILIYYMVVEILPSILVLFILRKLPPRRVSEQYHPIQ; the protein is encoded by the exons ATGCTAAAGAATAAAAGCTTTTTTCTTGAAGTTCCCATCTTTGATTGGTTTAATGGAGCGCTTGAGGTTTCGGATAACGGGAAAGAAGGCATCTTTTATACTCTTTCTGCTGCCTACGCGTTTGTCTCCTTCATTGCCCTG GTACAACTCATTCGCATCCAATTGCGTCTTTCAGGAATTGGTTGGACAACACAGAAGGTTTTTCACTTGATGAATTTTGTTGTCTGTGGAT TGAGAGCGATTTTATTTGGCATCTACAGGAGTGTGTTTTATCTGAGACCAAAA GCACTTGAGATGATGCTTCTGGATCTCCCTGGTCTTCTATTCTTTTCCACATATACGCTGCTAGTTCTATTTTGGGCTGAAATATACCATCAG GCAAGAAACCTTCCCATTGATAAACTTCGACCTGCATATTATGCAGTTAATGCGGTCGTGTATCTTATACAG ATATGCATCTGGATCTTCATCAGGCTTGGCCCGACTTCGACTGGTGTTGAAACTGCTAAACTTTTTTTCGCAG TTATTTCGTTTTGTGCTGCTCTGGGATTTGTCATGTATGGTGGAAG GTTATTCGCAATGCTTCGGCGCTTTCCTATTGAATCTAGAGGCCGTCAGAAGAAGCTTCATGAG GTTGGCTTTGTGACTGGTATTTGCTGCACttgtttcttgatcagatgtGTAGTG GTTGCTATTTCTGCTTTTGACGGGAATGCTGATGTTGATGTCATTGACCATCCTGTTCTCATTCTCATCTATTACATG GTGGTGGAGATATTGCCTTCTATATTAGTGCTCTTTATCCTGCGCAAATTGCCTCCAAGACGCGTATCAGAGCAGTATCATCCTATTCAATAA